From Planococcus halocryophilus, the proteins below share one genomic window:
- the rsfS gene encoding ribosome silencing factor encodes MTKETLLQVAVNAAEDKKAEDIVVLNMEGISLLADYFVICTGNSDRQVQSIAKEIMDKAHEDGHEVKSVEGFDSARWVLVDLGDVVAHVFHKDERSYYNLERLWREAPQMEI; translated from the coding sequence ATGACAAAAGAAACTTTACTACAAGTAGCGGTTAACGCAGCAGAAGATAAAAAAGCAGAAGATATCGTGGTTTTGAACATGGAGGGAATTTCATTGCTAGCTGACTATTTTGTCATCTGCACAGGGAATTCTGATCGTCAAGTTCAATCAATCGCAAAAGAAATTATGGACAAAGCTCATGAAGACGGCCACGAAGTGAAAAGTGTCGAAGGATTTGACTCAGCTCGTTGGGTCTTAGTAGATCTTGGTGACGTTGTTGCTCATGTTTTCCATAAAGATGAACGCTCGTATTATAACCTTGAACGGCTGTGGAGAGAAGCTCCGCAAATGGAAATATGA
- the yqeK gene encoding bis(5'-nucleosyl)-tetraphosphatase (symmetrical) YqeK: MDHNQMLQTVKERLPEKRYIHVLGVVDTAVDLAKKFFVSESKAKTAAILHDIAKFSDRDWMKSIIVSENMDPLLLEYHAELWHAPVGAYLAKTEFGVEDEDVLNAIRYHTTGRENMSDLEKVVYIADLVEPNRKFSGVEELRQLKEQGLDVMMEASVKHSIEFLESKNQPVFPDSLKCFKYFVQQKGKVKE, translated from the coding sequence ATGGATCACAACCAAATGCTTCAGACAGTTAAAGAACGGCTTCCTGAAAAACGATATATACATGTATTAGGTGTAGTAGACACGGCTGTTGACTTGGCTAAGAAATTTTTTGTTTCCGAGTCAAAAGCAAAAACTGCTGCGATACTGCATGATATAGCGAAATTTTCAGATCGAGACTGGATGAAATCCATTATTGTTTCTGAAAACATGGATCCTTTATTACTCGAATATCATGCAGAACTTTGGCATGCTCCTGTAGGTGCTTATTTAGCAAAAACTGAATTTGGTGTCGAAGATGAAGATGTATTAAATGCTATCCGTTATCACACAACAGGGCGAGAAAATATGTCTGATTTGGAAAAAGTCGTCTACATTGCTGACTTGGTCGAACCAAACCGCAAATTTTCAGGTGTTGAAGAATTGCGACAATTAAAAGAACAAGGATTGGATGTTATGATGGAAGCCTCGGTCAAACATTCCATCGAATTTTTAGAATCGAAAAATCAACCGGTATTTCCGGATTCACTGAAGTGTTTTAAGTACTTCGTGCAACAGAAAGGGAAAGTGAAAGAATGA
- the yhbY gene encoding ribosome assembly RNA-binding protein YhbY: MLTTKQKSFLKSEAHHLAPIFQVGKGGVNDAMLVQIKEALEKRELVKISILQNNEDGKDEVAKALAKGTKSQLVQLIGHTVVLYKQSVHNKRIELPVKR, encoded by the coding sequence ATGTTAACAACTAAACAAAAAAGCTTTTTGAAAAGCGAAGCACATCATCTAGCACCAATTTTCCAGGTAGGTAAAGGCGGCGTTAACGATGCGATGCTCGTTCAAATCAAAGAAGCATTAGAAAAGCGTGAATTAGTAAAAATCAGCATTCTTCAAAACAATGAAGATGGTAAAGATGAAGTAGCAAAAGCTCTTGCAAAAGGCACAAAATCACAATTGGTTCAATTAATTGGCCACACAGTCGTTCTTTACAAACAATCGGTCCACAACAAACGAATCGAGTTACCGGTTAAAAGATGA
- the aroE gene encoding shikimate dehydrogenase, producing the protein MKKWYAVIGDPISHSLSPFMHETWFAEHGIDAAYLPIHVEPSQLEKSFEAMKTLGISGFNITLPHKQSIVPLLGKLEENAMQMNAVNTVNLVGAEYTGSNTDGDGFVRSLLVHSVDKAAKVLLIGAGGAARGIAFALKRAGFTDVTITNRTYRRAEELATDTNASAITLIESEERLADFAILIQTTSVGLATGEALPISLDRVEAGTLVADIIYNPLETPFLKKAEEKNCITVNGVGMFVYQGAIAFEKWTGIEPNTEKMIQLITEKLGGTYVNN; encoded by the coding sequence ATGAAGAAATGGTATGCGGTAATCGGTGACCCGATTTCCCATTCTCTATCCCCGTTCATGCACGAAACATGGTTTGCTGAACACGGCATTGATGCAGCTTATTTACCGATTCATGTCGAACCGTCTCAGCTAGAAAAATCATTTGAGGCCATGAAAACATTGGGGATTAGTGGATTTAATATCACGCTCCCACATAAGCAATCCATCGTTCCCTTACTTGGGAAGCTGGAAGAAAATGCGATGCAAATGAATGCTGTTAATACGGTAAATTTGGTTGGAGCGGAATATACGGGATCGAATACGGATGGTGACGGCTTTGTTCGTTCGTTGCTTGTTCATTCTGTCGATAAAGCTGCTAAAGTGTTATTAATTGGAGCAGGTGGTGCGGCAAGAGGTATCGCATTTGCTTTGAAACGAGCGGGGTTTACGGATGTTACCATTACGAACCGGACATACCGTCGAGCAGAAGAGCTGGCCACTGATACAAATGCTTCAGCTATCACACTTATCGAATCAGAAGAACGTTTAGCTGACTTTGCGATTTTAATTCAAACGACATCGGTCGGTTTAGCAACAGGCGAAGCTTTGCCAATTTCTTTAGATCGAGTTGAGGCAGGAACGTTGGTCGCGGATATCATATACAATCCACTTGAAACACCTTTTTTGAAAAAAGCAGAAGAAAAGAATTGTATCACAGTAAATGGTGTCGGCATGTTTGTTTACCAAGGTGCAATTGCATTTGAAAAATGGACAGGTATAGAACCTAATACGGAAAAAATGATTCAATTGATTACAGAAAAACTAGGAGGCACTTATGTTAACAACTAA
- the pssA gene encoding CDP-diacylglycerol--serine O-phosphatidyltransferase — protein MLITERMDHTIKKLRSQTANTITVGNMLFGGASLMATLNGSYSYSVLFIFIAAFLDRFDGMVARKFNQESDLGKQLDSMSDILSFGVAPAILIYQLVLSEFGFVGMVFTVFYISAGAFRLARFNISESTGYFTGLPITAAGTVVTLSYFGISLFSPVVYMFLFILCALLMVSTFTLKKV, from the coding sequence TTGTTAATAACAGAAAGAATGGATCACACCATAAAAAAGCTAAGGTCGCAAACCGCAAATACCATTACAGTAGGCAATATGCTGTTTGGCGGAGCTTCTCTTATGGCAACTTTAAATGGATCTTATAGCTATAGTGTGCTATTTATATTTATTGCGGCTTTTTTGGACCGCTTTGACGGTATGGTGGCAAGAAAATTCAATCAAGAATCAGATTTAGGAAAACAGCTCGACTCAATGAGTGATATTTTATCTTTTGGTGTCGCGCCCGCAATTTTAATTTACCAGCTCGTGTTGTCGGAGTTTGGCTTTGTCGGAATGGTATTTACAGTGTTTTATATTTCTGCCGGTGCTTTCCGTTTGGCTCGCTTCAATATCTCAGAATCCACTGGTTATTTCACTGGATTGCCAATTACAGCCGCAGGAACCGTTGTAACTTTATCTTATTTCGGAATTTCACTGTTCTCGCCAGTTGTATATATGTTCCTATTTATCCTCTGTGCTTTATTAATGGTCAGTACCTTTACATTGAAAAAAGTTTAA
- a CDS encoding phosphatidylserine decarboxylase, with product MKKYLYQRSIELTNGAFTSNLIRQFAKSPKSRRFIPGYIKTYQISTRDIEEPLNSFQTLHDFFVRKLKTASRPISESVVVSPVDGKIEIAGDLKEGTQFLVKGQHYSLEDLLGDQALAEQYQNGKYAVLYLSPADYHRIHSPVNGKVKKQFIRGKKSYPVNAAGLQYGKSPLSGNYRMITELETEFGNMLVVKVGAMFVNSIKLTETGNDWKKGSEVGYFSFGSTVVLFFEENSIKFVEDMSNGQRIKVGETLGNMV from the coding sequence ATGAAAAAATACTTGTACCAACGTTCAATTGAACTAACGAACGGCGCTTTCACTTCAAATCTAATTCGTCAATTTGCGAAGTCCCCTAAAAGCCGCCGGTTTATTCCAGGTTATATAAAGACTTATCAAATCTCAACGCGTGATATAGAAGAACCATTAAATAGCTTTCAGACTCTCCATGATTTTTTTGTTCGCAAGTTAAAGACAGCTAGTCGTCCGATTTCTGAGAGTGTTGTGGTATCTCCCGTAGATGGGAAGATTGAAATTGCCGGAGATTTGAAAGAAGGCACGCAGTTTCTAGTAAAAGGCCAGCATTATTCTTTGGAAGACTTGTTAGGCGATCAAGCGTTGGCTGAGCAATACCAAAACGGGAAATATGCAGTTCTTTATTTGTCGCCTGCTGATTATCATCGTATTCACAGTCCGGTAAACGGCAAAGTGAAAAAACAATTTATACGTGGAAAAAAATCATATCCAGTAAACGCAGCTGGATTGCAGTATGGGAAATCGCCACTTAGTGGAAATTACCGGATGATTACCGAATTAGAAACCGAATTTGGCAACATGCTAGTGGTTAAAGTTGGTGCGATGTTTGTTAATTCCATTAAACTAACGGAAACAGGGAACGACTGGAAAAAGGGCAGTGAAGTAGGCTATTTTAGTTTTGGATCTACGGTTGTGCTATTTTTTGAGGAGAATTCCATCAAATTTGTCGAAGATATGTCTAATGGACAAAGGATCAAGGTGGGAGAAACGTTAGGAAATATGGTATAA
- the mtnN gene encoding 5'-methylthioadenosine/S-adenosylhomocysteine nucleosidase, with protein sequence MKIGVIGAMEEEVQLLRSKLEDARTEEIAKCEFTIGTYEGQEIVLLKSGIGKVNAAMSTTILLQQYQPDVVINIGSAGGFDEELEVGAVVISDEVRHHDVDVTVFGYEMGQVPQMPAAFTSNEELMELAIKAVKDMGQHEYAVGLIATGDSFMNDPERVAKVRENFPTMKAAEMEAAAVAQVCYQFDVAFVVIRALSDIAGKESSVSFDEFLPKAAKHSTEIVFNVISQLASRI encoded by the coding sequence ATGAAAATCGGTGTAATTGGTGCTATGGAAGAAGAAGTTCAATTATTGAGAAGTAAGTTAGAAGATGCGCGAACGGAAGAAATTGCGAAATGTGAATTTACCATAGGTACATATGAAGGACAGGAAATTGTCTTGTTAAAGAGTGGGATTGGTAAAGTTAATGCCGCCATGTCAACGACAATTCTTCTTCAACAATATCAGCCGGACGTTGTCATCAACATTGGCTCAGCAGGTGGATTTGATGAAGAGCTTGAAGTTGGGGCAGTAGTCATTTCAGATGAAGTTCGCCATCACGATGTTGATGTTACGGTGTTTGGTTATGAAATGGGGCAAGTTCCACAAATGCCTGCTGCATTTACTTCTAATGAAGAATTGATGGAATTAGCCATTAAAGCAGTAAAAGATATGGGGCAACATGAATATGCAGTCGGCTTGATTGCGACAGGTGATTCGTTTATGAACGATCCGGAACGCGTTGCAAAAGTACGTGAAAACTTCCCGACGATGAAAGCTGCTGAAATGGAAGCGGCAGCGGTTGCGCAAGTTTGTTATCAATTTGACGTAGCATTTGTGGTAATTCGTGCATTATCAGATATCGCTGGGAAAGAGTCTTCAGTGTCGTTTGATGAATTTTTGCCTAAAGCTGCCAAACATTCAACTGAAATCGTCTTTAACGTCATCAGTCAATTAGCTTCACGTATTTAA
- the yqeH gene encoding ribosome biogenesis GTPase YqeH — translation MSEMPTCIGCGVQIQTENKEEVGYAPPSSLEKDEIICQRCFRLKNYNELQPVSLTDDDFLRILNGLGERDGLIVKIVDIFDFNGSWLPGLHRFVGNNDILLIANKADLLPKSVKQHKLIHWMKQEARKLGLQPIDVLTVSAHRGTGVPEAMEAIEKYRKGKDVYVVGCTNVGKSTFINRVIKQATGQSDVITTSHFPGTTLDMIEIPLDDERSLFDTPGIINHHQLAHHLKTADLKQIMPKKEIKPRVFQLNAEQTLFIGGLARFDFIKGERSSFTVHIANDLPIHRTKLDNADALYAQHLGDMLAPPSAEYKDDFPELVRHEFSIKDAKTDIVFSGLGWITIQHGNAVVAAHAPKGVEVLLRPSLI, via the coding sequence TTGAGTGAAATGCCAACTTGCATCGGATGCGGTGTACAGATTCAAACTGAAAACAAAGAAGAGGTAGGATACGCTCCGCCGTCTTCATTAGAAAAAGATGAAATTATTTGTCAGCGTTGTTTCCGTCTGAAAAATTACAATGAGCTTCAACCGGTATCGTTGACGGATGATGACTTTTTGCGGATTTTAAATGGGCTAGGTGAACGTGATGGCCTTATCGTGAAAATTGTTGATATTTTCGACTTTAACGGTAGCTGGCTTCCAGGTCTTCACCGTTTTGTTGGGAACAATGACATTTTATTAATTGCCAATAAAGCCGATTTATTGCCGAAATCAGTTAAACAGCATAAATTGATTCATTGGATGAAGCAAGAAGCGAGAAAATTAGGTTTGCAACCAATTGATGTGTTGACGGTCAGTGCTCATAGAGGAACTGGAGTTCCAGAAGCGATGGAAGCAATCGAAAAATATCGCAAAGGTAAAGATGTCTATGTGGTCGGCTGTACAAATGTTGGGAAATCAACCTTTATCAACCGTGTCATTAAACAAGCAACAGGGCAATCTGATGTCATTACGACATCTCATTTCCCAGGGACGACATTGGATATGATTGAAATTCCGTTAGATGACGAACGTTCATTATTTGATACACCAGGAATCATCAATCATCACCAATTAGCTCACCACTTGAAAACAGCGGATTTAAAGCAAATTATGCCGAAGAAAGAAATTAAACCGCGCGTTTTCCAGTTGAATGCAGAACAAACTTTATTTATAGGCGGATTGGCGCGTTTTGACTTTATTAAAGGAGAGCGCTCTTCATTCACTGTTCATATCGCGAATGATTTACCCATTCATCGTACGAAATTAGACAATGCTGATGCTTTATATGCGCAGCATTTGGGCGATATGCTAGCTCCGCCTTCAGCTGAATACAAAGACGATTTTCCAGAATTGGTACGTCACGAATTTAGCATTAAAGATGCAAAAACCGACATTGTGTTTTCCGGACTTGGGTGGATCACGATCCAGCACGGCAACGCAGTTGTTGCAGCTCACGCTCCTAAAGGTGTAGAAGTATTGTTACGTCCATCGTTAATCTAG
- a CDS encoding YqeG family HAD IIIA-type phosphatase, producing the protein MYQKFVPSEYVKEVFDIKPETLVEKNIKGIITDLDNTLVEWDRPDATPKLIDWLKSMKDAGIQVVIVSNNNEMRVKSFADPLGIPFIYQARKPMGRAFRKALRIMEAKREQVVVIGDQMLTDIFGGNLNKMHTILVLPVAQSDGFFTRFNRKVERKIMKKLKEKGQLMWEEKN; encoded by the coding sequence GTGTATCAAAAATTTGTACCAAGTGAGTATGTTAAAGAAGTTTTTGACATCAAGCCAGAAACTTTAGTTGAAAAGAACATTAAAGGCATCATTACGGATTTGGATAACACGCTTGTTGAGTGGGATCGTCCGGATGCAACGCCGAAATTAATTGACTGGTTGAAATCGATGAAAGATGCTGGCATACAAGTAGTGATCGTTTCTAACAATAATGAAATGCGCGTCAAGTCGTTTGCGGATCCATTAGGTATTCCGTTTATATACCAAGCGCGTAAACCGATGGGACGTGCTTTTCGAAAAGCGCTTCGCATTATGGAAGCGAAACGCGAACAAGTGGTGGTCATTGGAGATCAAATGCTGACAGATATTTTCGGAGGCAATTTGAACAAGATGCATACTATTCTTGTATTGCCAGTAGCGCAGTCGGACGGCTTTTTTACCCGTTTCAATCGGAAAGTCGAACGCAAAATTATGAAGAAATTGAAAGAAAAAGGACAATTGATGTGGGAGGAAAAAAATTGA
- a CDS encoding nicotinate-nucleotide adenylyltransferase, whose product MKKVGILGGTFNPPHLGHLIMANEALFEAGLDEVRFMPNYIAPHKEVAGASAEQRLAMTELAISDHAHFKVEDFEIKHGGVSYSFDTLTKLIEKEPGVEFYFIIGGDMIEGLSTWHRIDELVKLIRFIGVNRPGYNTETPYPVLMIRSPELLLSSTMLRERAAANRSLLYLVPEKVEAYIRKERLYGSQPNASDS is encoded by the coding sequence ATGAAAAAAGTAGGGATTTTGGGCGGAACATTTAATCCGCCTCATCTCGGCCACTTAATTATGGCGAATGAAGCGCTTTTCGAAGCGGGATTAGATGAAGTTCGCTTTATGCCCAATTATATTGCACCTCATAAAGAAGTTGCAGGTGCCAGTGCCGAGCAACGGCTAGCAATGACCGAGTTGGCGATTTCGGATCATGCCCATTTTAAAGTGGAAGATTTCGAGATTAAACACGGTGGTGTTTCTTATTCGTTTGATACATTGACCAAGCTTATCGAAAAAGAACCTGGTGTGGAATTTTATTTTATTATCGGGGGAGATATGATAGAGGGTTTATCAACTTGGCACCGTATTGATGAGCTGGTGAAGTTGATTCGCTTTATCGGAGTTAATCGGCCGGGTTATAATACGGAGACACCTTATCCGGTATTGATGATACGTTCACCAGAGTTGTTGTTATCATCTACGATGTTGAGAGAACGCGCCGCTGCCAATCGGTCACTTTTATATTTAGTGCCAGAAAAAGTGGAAGCTTATATTCGAAAGGAGCGTTTATATGGATCACAACCAAATGCTTCAGACAGTTAA